Sequence from the Bryobacteraceae bacterium genome:
GACCAAGCGCCCGGCTTTCGCCGCTTCGTTGTGGATCCGGCGCAGGCGCGCATCTACGGGTTCATCTATCTCTATCCGAGCAGCCGGAACCCGGATATCGACGTGATCAAATACGTCCGCTCCGGGCTCGACCGCACGGCAAAGGCGGTGCTCGACAACCGGGATATTCTGCTGGGCGTGAAGTTCCAGGTGGGGTCCAACATGAACGGCCGCTACAGCCTGGAGATGCTGAAAGCGGCGCGCGAGCTTTGCGACAAGCACAAGCTCCCGTTGATGGCGCACATCAGCTTCGCGCCGCCGCAGACGACGGAGGTGATGGACCTGATGCGCGCCGGCGACGTGGTGACCCATGCCTACAACGGACATTCGCTCGGGATCGTGGACGAAGCGGGGAAGCTGCGGCCCGGCGTTCGCGAGGCGCGGGCGCGGGGCGTGATTTTCGATCTTGGGCACGGCCTGGGGAGTTTCAATTTCGCGGCGGCGCGGAAGGCGCTGGACGCGGGTTTCGTGGTGGACACGATATCGACCGACATCTACAACCTGAACGTGAACGGCCCGGTGTTCGACATGCCGACGACGATGTCGAAGATGCTGCATCTGGGGATGGATTTCGATGAAGTCCTGCTCCGTTCGACGGCGAATCCGGCCCGCGTGGTGAACCGGGTGGACGGGATGGGCAAGCTCCAGATCGGCGGCCCGGCGGACGTGGCGATGCTGAAGATCGAGGACGGGGAGTTCCGGCTGATCGATTCGCAGCGGAACACGGTGATGGCGAAACAGCGGATCGTTTGCCGGGGAACGGTGTGCCGGGGGCGGCTGATGGCGTGAGTAGTTGTACCCTGTAGGCATGGTCCGGCCACGTTGCAGTGCGCGCGCGAGGGCGTGGCTGGCGGTGTGCGCCGCGTTGTTGATCGGGGCGGCGATCGCTTCCGCGCAGCGGGCGGGCAACGTTTGGGCGCGGTACGAGCACGAGATGCAGGACCCGGTGGACGACCCGCCGGACGCAGACCATAAGGGCGAGTTCGTGCTTGGGCGGCTGCGGTACCGTTCAGCGATGGACGGCCGGCGACGCTTCGGCGGGTACTCGCGCTGGGGCATCGACGCCAACAAGGGCGACCGTACGTTTCTGGCGATCATCCGGCGGCTGACGCGCATCGACATCCGGCCCATCGAGCAGATCGTCGATATCGACAGCGAGGACATGTTCGAGATTCCGTTCCTGATCGCGATCTCCGTCGGCGACTGGGACATCTCCCCGGAGCAGGGCGCGCGGCTGCGGAAGTACTTCGACCGCGGCGGATTCCTCATGGTGGACGACTTCCACAACGATCGCGAGTGGGCGAACTTCATGGCCGGCATCCGGCAGATCTACCCGGACGCGCAACCCGACGAGCTCGACGACACGGACCCCGCATTTCATACCATCTTCGATCTCAAAGAACGGATCCGGGCGCCGGGAGCCAATGTGGTGCACGGAGACGGCATCGAGCGCGGCGGCGTTGTTCCGCACTGGCGCGCGCTACGCGACCGGCGTGGGCGGATGATCGTGGCGATGTCGTTCAACCAGGATGTGGGCGATGGGTGGGAGTTCGCCGATCACCCGGACTATCCGGAGAAGTACGGATCGATGGCGATGCGGCTGGGGATGAACTACGTCATATACGCGATGACGCACTGACGGGCGCAGCCGGGGCGGGGAGCAGGCCGCGGCGGAGAAATTCGCGCTTGGCGCGGAGCGTGATGTCGCTCTGCATGGCGGGCTCGAAGCGGTGGTCGTAAACGTAGGCCTTCACGCGGACTCGCAAGTATGGGCGCTGATCGAGGACATCGGCAACGAGCACGACGACAGGCTTGGCGACGTACAGGTAGGGGCAGGTGTAGGCGGCCTCGTAACCGACTTCCTGGGCGATGTCGGGGTCGGCGGAATGGGGCAGGAACAGATCCGTGACCACCTGGCAATCCGGGACGCCGGAGTTGGCGTTGAACACCTGCATCGAAAGGATGTCGGCGTTGGGGATGGTGACGCGGGTGTCGTCGGGGGTGGTGAGCTTGCTCGACCGGAGGCCGATGTGATCGATTTCGCCGTAGGCGTCGCCGATCTTGACGCGGTCGCCGAGCTGATAGGGACGGTCCGTGAGGATGACCAGTCCGCCGACGAGGTTCTTGATGAGATCCTGAGCGCCGAGTCCGATGGCGATGGCGGCGGAGCCGACGGCGGCGAGGAACGTTTCGCGAGTGGGGGCGATGAGATCGAAGCAGATGAGCAGCGCCGCAAACCAGACGACGATGCGGAGAATGGGCTCGGTCCACTTGATGAGGAACCGTGCGCGCGGAGTGCGCGAGCTTGCCGATTCGAGGATCGTGCGGAGGTAGCGCAGCAGCAGCCAGGTGAGCCCGAGGACCGCGATCACGGAGAGAATCCGCGATAGCGTGAAGAACTCGAACAGATCCAACTGCCCGACAGCAGGCATCAGCTCACTCCTGGTAGTGGATCTCGAACGGCTTGTTGGTGATGAACAGCACCGTGACGTCGGTTTCGGCAGTGGCGCCGTGCTCCATCACCGGCCCCTCGGGGAACCAGACGAAGTGTCCAGGCCCGAACGTGCCCTCGTGGGTGACGAGGGCGCCTTCCAACACGTACATGCCGTGGGCGCAGGGATGAGTGTGGCGGCTGTTGATGACGCCGGCCGGATACCGGACGAGCCGGATTTCCATGCCGGTGTCGGGGTCGGTGACGAGATTCTTGCGGTAGAGGGTGCGGCCCAGGTGCTCGTTGAAGCGTTCTTCCCAGGGCAGGGCGGCGGTATCGATGGCGGTGATCGTCATTTGGGGAGCTTGTCGGCAAGGCCGGGGATGAGCCGCGCGGCGTTTCCGGAGTAGACCTTCTTCAGGACAATGTCGGGAAGATCGAGGCCGTACATCTGCCAGAAGGCGTGTCGGCGGCGATAGTAGTCGAAGTACTCGTCGGCGGTTTCGAGGACGCGGAAATAGGTGTGGTACTCGACGGGATTGTAGCTGTCCTTGCCGAACAGAATCCGGTTCTGATAACGAATGAAGAAGCGGTGGGCGAAGCGCGGCTGGCGGCCGAGTTC
This genomic interval carries:
- a CDS encoding amidohydrolase/deacetylase family metallohydrolase, encoding MTRRHAFSLVAAGALQGQRGAPFDLLIAGGEIRDPAQRLRRRADLGIRDGKIAAIEDSVPREQAWRVVDASGLLVCPGLIDIHTHCYHSATGLGVEADPIAAQSGVTTWVDAGSFGYDQAPGFRRFVVDPAQARIYGFIYLYPSSRNPDIDVIKYVRSGLDRTAKAVLDNRDILLGVKFQVGSNMNGRYSLEMLKAARELCDKHKLPLMAHISFAPPQTTEVMDLMRAGDVVTHAYNGHSLGIVDEAGKLRPGVREARARGVIFDLGHGLGSFNFAAARKALDAGFVVDTISTDIYNLNVNGPVFDMPTTMSKMLHLGMDFDEVLLRSTANPARVVNRVDGMGKLQIGGPADVAMLKIEDGEFRLIDSQRNTVMAKQRIVCRGTVCRGRLMA
- a CDS encoding DUF4159 domain-containing protein — protein: MVRPRCSARARAWLAVCAALLIGAAIASAQRAGNVWARYEHEMQDPVDDPPDADHKGEFVLGRLRYRSAMDGRRRFGGYSRWGIDANKGDRTFLAIIRRLTRIDIRPIEQIVDIDSEDMFEIPFLIAISVGDWDISPEQGARLRKYFDRGGFLMVDDFHNDREWANFMAGIRQIYPDAQPDELDDTDPAFHTIFDLKERIRAPGANVVHGDGIERGGVVPHWRALRDRRGRMIVAMSFNQDVGDGWEFADHPDYPEKYGSMAMRLGMNYVIYAMTH
- a CDS encoding mechanosensitive ion channel, translating into MPAVGQLDLFEFFTLSRILSVIAVLGLTWLLLRYLRTILESASSRTPRARFLIKWTEPILRIVVWFAALLICFDLIAPTRETFLAAVGSAAIAIGLGAQDLIKNLVGGLVILTDRPYQLGDRVKIGDAYGEIDHIGLRSSKLTTPDDTRVTIPNADILSMQVFNANSGVPDCQVVTDLFLPHSADPDIAQEVGYEAAYTCPYLYVAKPVVVLVADVLDQRPYLRVRVKAYVYDHRFEPAMQSDITLRAKREFLRRGLLPAPAAPVSASSRI
- a CDS encoding cupin domain-containing protein, which produces MTITAIDTAALPWEERFNEHLGRTLYRKNLVTDPDTGMEIRLVRYPAGVINSRHTHPCAHGMYVLEGALVTHEGTFGPGHFVWFPEGPVMEHGATAETDVTVLFITNKPFEIHYQE